One window of the Conexibacter sp. SYSU D00693 genome contains the following:
- a CDS encoding IucA/IucC family siderophore biosynthesis protein produces MTLDAAPPPVLEQEAVAHLRPDLWARATRHLAAKALAEFAHELLVEPVAEGGGAYVVRSDGGEATWRFTADVLALEHWLVDPASVVRVAGGEEQAPDVLQLAVDLRTSLGLEDDARLGVYLEELSATLSALAFRLGRAPLSAEQLAGADFQTIESRMVEGHPCFVANSGRIGWDVEDFARFAPEAGRPVRLLWVAAHRDCSVAAFSADVDEERFFAAELGPDLLGRFAATLRQLGLDLADYVLVPVHPWQWRHKLAVTFAADVAQRRLVLLGEGEDDHLAQQSIRTFFNAGTPSRHYTKTAMSVVNMGFVRGLSAAYMEGTPAINDWVARLVAGDRELRETCRFEVLREVAAVGYRTPVYAPAGGDKAPYAKMLAGLWRESPAGRLGERERVATMASLLHTDGDGRSLAAALIRRSGLSARAWVSAYLHAYLRPLLHCFFAYELVFMPHGENLILVLEDDVPRRVLMKDIAEEVVLMDPARDVPDAVRRIQAEVPEELKVLSIFTDVVDCFLRFLAAVLHRDGALDQEGFWAAVRACVEGYQDDHPELAERFAAHDLLAPSFARSCLNRLQLRDPRQMVDLDDPAGALQLVGTLENPIARWWKVPGTFHP; encoded by the coding sequence ATGACGCTCGACGCCGCCCCGCCGCCCGTCCTGGAGCAGGAGGCCGTCGCCCACCTGCGCCCCGACCTGTGGGCCCGGGCCACCCGCCACCTGGCCGCCAAGGCGCTGGCGGAGTTCGCCCACGAGCTGCTCGTCGAGCCGGTCGCCGAGGGCGGGGGCGCCTACGTGGTGCGGAGCGACGGCGGGGAGGCGACCTGGCGCTTCACCGCCGACGTGCTGGCCCTCGAGCACTGGCTCGTGGACCCGGCGTCGGTCGTCCGGGTGGCCGGCGGGGAGGAGCAGGCGCCGGACGTCCTGCAGCTCGCCGTCGACCTGCGCACGTCGCTGGGGCTGGAGGACGACGCGCGCCTGGGCGTCTACCTCGAAGAGCTGTCGGCGACGCTGTCGGCGCTGGCCTTCCGGCTGGGGCGCGCGCCGCTGAGCGCCGAGCAGCTCGCCGGCGCGGACTTCCAGACGATCGAGTCGCGGATGGTCGAGGGCCACCCGTGCTTCGTGGCCAACAGCGGCCGCATCGGCTGGGACGTCGAGGACTTCGCGCGCTTCGCCCCGGAGGCGGGGCGGCCCGTGCGGCTGCTCTGGGTCGCCGCGCACCGCGACTGCTCCGTGGCGGCGTTCAGCGCCGACGTGGACGAGGAGCGCTTCTTCGCGGCCGAGCTCGGGCCGGACCTGCTGGGGCGCTTCGCGGCGACGCTGCGCCAGCTGGGCCTCGACCTCGCCGACTACGTCCTGGTCCCGGTGCACCCGTGGCAGTGGCGCCACAAGCTCGCGGTGACCTTCGCGGCGGACGTCGCGCAGCGCCGGCTCGTGCTGCTCGGCGAGGGCGAGGACGACCACCTCGCCCAGCAGTCCATCCGCACGTTCTTCAACGCCGGCACGCCGTCGCGCCACTACACGAAGACCGCGATGTCGGTGGTGAACATGGGCTTCGTGCGCGGGCTGTCGGCGGCCTACATGGAGGGCACGCCGGCGATCAACGACTGGGTCGCGCGGCTCGTCGCGGGGGACCGCGAGCTGCGCGAGACCTGCCGGTTCGAGGTCCTGCGCGAGGTGGCGGCGGTCGGCTACCGCACGCCGGTCTACGCGCCCGCCGGGGGCGACAAGGCGCCCTACGCGAAGATGCTCGCTGGCCTGTGGCGCGAGAGCCCGGCCGGTCGGCTGGGCGAGCGCGAGCGGGTGGCGACGATGGCGTCGCTGCTGCACACCGACGGCGACGGGCGCTCGCTGGCGGCCGCGCTCATCCGCCGGTCGGGGCTGTCGGCGCGGGCGTGGGTGAGCGCGTACCTCCACGCCTACCTGCGCCCCCTCCTGCACTGCTTCTTCGCCTACGAGCTGGTGTTCATGCCCCACGGCGAGAACCTCATCCTCGTGCTGGAGGACGACGTCCCGCGGCGCGTGCTCATGAAGGACATCGCCGAGGAGGTCGTGCTCATGGACCCCGCCCGCGACGTGCCGGACGCGGTGCGCCGAATCCAGGCCGAGGTCCCCGAGGAGCTCAAGGTCCTGTCGATCTTCACGGACGTCGTCGACTGCTTCCTGCGCTTCCTCGCGGCGGTCCTGCACCGCGACGGCGCGCTGGACCAGGAGGGCTTCTGGGCCGCGGTGCGCGCGTGCGTCGAGGGCTACCAGGACGACCATCCCGAGCTCGCGGAGCGCTTCGCGGCCCACGACCTCCTTGCCCCGTCCTTCGCCCGCTCCTGCCTCAACCGCCTCCAGCTGCGCGACCCGCGCCAGATGGTCGACCTCGACGACCCGGCGGGCGCCCTCCAGCTCGTGGGGACCCTGGAGAACCCGATCGCGCGGTGGTGGAAAGTACCTGGCACTTTCCACCCATGA
- a CDS encoding GNAT family N-acetyltransferase, which produces MKGARHLPPVAVRFAFRPVDPDADAELLHRWVTHPKARFWLMQDADVAAVRAEYVQIAASAHHDAAIGLADGEPAVLAERYDPAHAPVGDAYDVQEGDLGMHVLVAPTDTPVHGFTRTAMRAVMAWCFEDPAVARVVVEPDAENTAIHRLNAAVGFRELRVVQLPDKRALLSVCTRTAFEEATR; this is translated from the coding sequence ATGAAAGGTGCCAGGCACCTTCCACCCGTCGCGGTCCGGTTCGCGTTCCGGCCGGTCGATCCGGACGCCGACGCAGAGCTGCTGCACCGCTGGGTGACCCATCCCAAGGCGCGCTTCTGGCTCATGCAGGACGCCGACGTCGCGGCGGTGCGCGCGGAGTACGTCCAGATCGCCGCGTCGGCGCACCACGACGCGGCGATCGGCCTGGCCGACGGCGAGCCCGCGGTGCTCGCCGAGCGCTACGACCCGGCCCACGCGCCGGTCGGCGACGCGTACGACGTCCAGGAGGGCGACCTCGGGATGCACGTCCTCGTCGCACCGACCGACACGCCGGTCCACGGCTTCACGCGCACCGCGATGCGCGCGGTGATGGCGTGGTGCTTCGAGGACCCCGCCGTCGCGCGGGTCGTCGTCGAGCCCGACGCCGAGAACACCGCGATCCACCGGCTGAACGCCGCGGTCGGCTTCCGCGAGCTGCGCGTCGTCCAGCTGCCCGACAAGCGCGCGCTGCTGAGCGTGTGCACCCGCACCGCCTTCGAGGAGGCCACCCGATGA
- a CDS encoding lysine N(6)-hydroxylase/L-ornithine N(5)-oxygenase family protein: MSAAHVHDVAGVGIGPFNLGLACLTEPLEELDCVFLEREAQFAWHPGMLLETSTLQVPFLADLVSLADPTSPFSFLNWLKETGTLYGFYIRERFQPLRTEYDDYCRWAAGRLRSLRFGREVVAVEHDAREDAHVVRAVDRATGADEVLRARTLVLGVGTVPHVPPGCDGLDEEVAVHTAGYLPARDRLAAQRSVVLVGGGQSAAEVFLDLLGRMDDEQELVWLTRSPRFFPLEYTKLTLELTSPEYARYVHALPEAVRDGVVAQQAPLYKGIDAALIDEVFDELHRRRVQGRRVPLLLTGTALEAARRDAYGRVALDLLHGETGERIGLEADALVLATGYRYDVPAFLEPIRDRIAWDGRGRYAVREDYTVQAEGPRVFVQNAELHTHGFVAPDLGMGAHRNSTIIRALLGREVYPVEERIAMQRFGAPQRPLAEAIG; the protein is encoded by the coding sequence GTGAGCGCCGCGCACGTCCATGACGTGGCCGGGGTCGGCATCGGCCCGTTCAACCTCGGCCTGGCCTGCCTGACCGAGCCGCTGGAGGAGCTCGACTGCGTCTTCCTCGAGCGCGAGGCCCAGTTCGCCTGGCACCCGGGCATGCTGCTCGAGACGAGCACGCTGCAGGTGCCGTTCCTCGCCGACCTCGTCTCGCTGGCCGACCCGACGTCGCCGTTCTCCTTCCTCAACTGGCTCAAGGAGACCGGGACGCTCTACGGCTTCTACATCCGCGAGCGCTTCCAGCCGCTGCGCACCGAGTACGACGACTACTGCCGCTGGGCGGCGGGCCGCCTGCGCTCGCTGCGCTTCGGCCGCGAGGTGGTCGCGGTGGAGCACGACGCCCGCGAGGACGCGCACGTCGTGCGGGCGGTCGACCGGGCGACGGGGGCGGACGAGGTCCTGCGCGCGCGCACCCTCGTCCTCGGCGTCGGGACGGTGCCGCACGTGCCCCCGGGCTGCGACGGGCTCGACGAGGAGGTGGCGGTCCACACCGCGGGCTACCTGCCGGCGCGCGACCGGCTCGCCGCCCAGCGGTCCGTCGTCCTGGTCGGCGGCGGGCAGAGCGCGGCCGAGGTCTTCCTCGACCTGCTCGGGCGGATGGACGACGAGCAGGAGCTCGTGTGGCTCACGCGCTCGCCGCGCTTCTTCCCGCTCGAGTACACGAAGCTCACGCTCGAGCTGACCTCGCCGGAGTACGCGCGCTACGTGCACGCGCTCCCGGAGGCCGTCCGCGACGGCGTGGTCGCCCAGCAGGCGCCGTTGTACAAGGGCATCGACGCCGCGCTCATCGACGAGGTCTTCGACGAGCTGCACCGCCGGCGCGTGCAGGGCCGGCGGGTGCCGCTGCTGCTGACGGGCACCGCGCTCGAGGCGGCGCGGCGCGACGCCTACGGGCGCGTCGCGCTCGACCTGCTGCACGGCGAGACCGGGGAGCGCATCGGGCTCGAGGCCGACGCGCTGGTCCTCGCCACGGGCTACCGCTACGACGTCCCGGCGTTCCTGGAGCCGATCCGCGACCGGATCGCCTGGGACGGCCGGGGGCGCTACGCGGTGCGCGAGGACTACACCGTGCAGGCGGAGGGGCCGCGGGTCTTCGTCCAGAACGCCGAGCTGCACACCCACGGCTTCGTCGCGCCCGACCTCGGCATGGGCGCGCACCGCAACAGCACCATCATCCGCGCGCTGCTCGGCCGTGAGGTCTACCCCGTGGAGGAGCGCATCGCGATGCAGCGCTTCGGGGCGCCGCAGCGCCCGCTGGCGGAGGCGATCGGATGA
- a CDS encoding pyridoxal-dependent decarboxylase, with the protein MEESVSASPASRPRFAPPALLGSHSAEHYLRAVTRGADRVASTVQAVDAPFSGATPDDLEPAVAAVDLDRPVRSLDAALDEVERLYLRDAVWFHHPRYLAHLNCPVAIPALLAETILAPVNSSLDTWDQSAGATLIERRLVDWAAARAGFGEAADGIFTSGGSQSNLQGLHLARDEALAAGWHLGRLRVLVSEVGHFSVAKSADLLGLGKHAVVPVACDDAFRMDPAALREELERCARYGLHPMAVVATAGTTDFGSIDPLHEVADACADAGTWLHVDAAYGCGLLVSPRRRALLDGVERADSVTVDFHKSFFQPISSSALLVRDGAKLGHVTHHADYLNPASAQVPNQVDKSLQTTRRFDALKLWLTLRTLGAEGVGELFDQVCDLAREGHALLADDPRFDVAVAPALSTLVFRVRGADDAAQRHAREALMAAGAAVVAATTVGGGQWLKLTLLNPQTTVDDLAEVLDLVAQEAAAFAGHGAAAVEEVAA; encoded by the coding sequence ATGGAGGAGAGTGTGTCCGCCTCTCCTGCATCCCGCCCGCGGTTCGCCCCGCCGGCGCTGCTCGGGTCCCACTCCGCCGAGCACTACCTGCGCGCCGTGACCCGCGGCGCCGACCGCGTCGCCTCCACCGTCCAGGCCGTCGACGCGCCCTTCTCGGGCGCCACCCCGGACGACCTCGAGCCCGCCGTCGCGGCCGTCGACCTCGACCGCCCGGTGCGCTCGCTCGACGCCGCGCTGGACGAGGTCGAGCGCCTCTACCTGCGCGACGCCGTGTGGTTCCACCACCCGCGCTACCTGGCCCACCTCAACTGCCCCGTGGCGATCCCGGCGCTGCTGGCCGAGACGATCCTCGCCCCGGTCAACTCGTCGCTGGACACGTGGGACCAGAGCGCCGGCGCCACGCTCATCGAGCGCCGGCTCGTCGACTGGGCCGCCGCGCGCGCCGGTTTCGGCGAGGCCGCCGACGGGATCTTCACCAGCGGCGGCTCGCAGTCCAACCTCCAGGGCCTGCACCTGGCCCGCGACGAGGCGCTGGCCGCGGGCTGGCACCTCGGCCGCCTGCGCGTCCTGGTCTCCGAGGTCGGGCACTTCAGCGTCGCGAAGTCCGCCGACCTGCTCGGTCTGGGCAAGCACGCGGTCGTCCCGGTCGCCTGCGACGACGCGTTCCGGATGGACCCCGCGGCCCTGCGCGAGGAGCTCGAGCGCTGCGCGCGCTACGGGCTGCACCCGATGGCGGTGGTCGCCACGGCGGGGACGACGGACTTCGGCTCGATCGACCCGCTGCACGAGGTGGCCGACGCCTGCGCGGACGCCGGGACGTGGTTGCACGTCGATGCCGCCTACGGCTGCGGGCTGCTCGTCTCGCCCCGGCGCCGCGCCCTGCTCGACGGCGTCGAGCGCGCCGACTCGGTCACCGTCGACTTCCACAAGTCGTTCTTCCAGCCCATCAGCTCCAGCGCGCTGCTCGTGCGCGACGGGGCCAAGCTCGGCCACGTCACCCACCACGCCGACTACCTCAACCCGGCGAGCGCGCAGGTCCCCAACCAGGTGGACAAGAGCCTGCAGACGACGCGGCGCTTCGACGCGCTGAAGCTCTGGCTCACCCTGCGCACGCTGGGCGCCGAGGGGGTCGGCGAGCTGTTCGACCAGGTGTGCGACCTCGCCCGCGAGGGCCACGCGCTGCTCGCGGACGACCCCCGCTTCGACGTCGCCGTCGCGCCCGCGCTGAGCACGCTGGTCTTCCGCGTACGCGGCGCGGACGACGCCGCGCAGCGCCACGCGCGCGAGGCGCTCATGGCGGCGGGCGCCGCGGTCGTGGCGGCGACGACGGTCGGGGGTGGGCAGTGGCTCAAGCTCACGCTGCTCAACCCGCAGACGACGGTCGACGACCTCGCCGAGGTGCTCGACCTCGTGGCGCAGGAGGCGGCGGCCTTCGCCGGGCACGGCGCGGCGGCGGTCGAGGAGGTGGCGGCGTGA
- a CDS encoding iron-siderophore ABC transporter substrate-binding protein, which yields MKTITRAFALVAALVLALGLAACGDDEDSASSTGAATSESAATASFPVSVKHKFGTTEVPSEPKRVVVVGYTELDAVLALGVTPVGTRDFLGGYDWRKRPWAKDFPTDIPSIGGQEINYESVAARRPDLIIALNTGMQKADYERLSKIAPTIAQSGDFIDFGMPWDAQLKLIAKALGRDQRADEVITEVKAKFAAAREEHPEFEGKDAILAYGGPDGYGAYASADTRSRFFADLGLKTPAKVDELAGKSFYTEFSQEQFRLMDQDLVVMFGPEKDIEANKVMRRLQALKDDRIVYLDLGDQFSGALGYSSPLSLPWLLDNELDTLQAAIDGDPATKVVQPQ from the coding sequence ATGAAGACCATCACCCGCGCGTTCGCGCTCGTGGCCGCCCTCGTGCTCGCCCTCGGGCTCGCCGCGTGCGGCGACGACGAGGACAGCGCGTCCTCGACCGGCGCCGCGACCAGCGAGAGCGCGGCGACGGCGTCGTTCCCCGTCTCCGTCAAGCACAAGTTCGGCACCACCGAGGTGCCCTCCGAGCCCAAGCGCGTGGTCGTCGTGGGCTACACGGAGCTCGACGCCGTCCTGGCCCTCGGCGTGACGCCGGTGGGCACCCGCGACTTCCTCGGCGGCTACGACTGGCGCAAGCGCCCGTGGGCGAAGGACTTCCCGACCGACATCCCGTCGATCGGCGGCCAGGAGATCAACTACGAGTCGGTCGCCGCCCGGCGTCCCGACCTGATCATCGCCCTGAACACCGGCATGCAGAAGGCCGACTACGAGCGCCTCTCGAAGATCGCGCCGACGATCGCCCAGAGCGGCGACTTCATCGACTTCGGCATGCCGTGGGACGCGCAGCTCAAGCTCATCGCCAAGGCGCTGGGCCGTGACCAGCGGGCCGACGAGGTCATCACCGAGGTCAAGGCGAAGTTCGCCGCGGCGCGCGAGGAGCACCCGGAGTTCGAGGGCAAGGACGCGATCCTCGCCTACGGCGGGCCCGACGGCTACGGCGCCTACGCGTCGGCCGACACCCGCAGCCGCTTCTTCGCCGACCTCGGGCTGAAGACCCCGGCGAAGGTCGACGAGCTGGCCGGCAAGTCGTTCTACACGGAGTTCAGCCAGGAGCAGTTCCGGCTCATGGACCAGGACCTCGTGGTCATGTTCGGCCCGGAGAAGGACATCGAGGCCAACAAGGTCATGCGGCGCCTGCAGGCGCTCAAGGACGACCGGATCGTCTACCTCGACCTGGGCGACCAGTTCTCGGGCGCGCTGGGCTACTCGAGCCCGCTGAGCCTGCCCTGGCTGCTGGACAACGAGCTCGACACGCTGCAGGCGGCGATCGACGGCGACCCCGCCACGAAGGTCGTCCAGCCGCAGTAG
- a CDS encoding ABC transporter ATP-binding protein, whose translation MTAPLRAERLTVAYEDRDVVHDLDLEIPRGQVTAIVGANGCGKSTLLKALARLLKPKRGTVLLDGRAISEQPTKDVAKRLGILPQSPVAPDGLQVEDLVARGRHPHQTLLRQWSPADEAAVRHALEATAMADLRDRAVDELSGGQRQRAWIAMTLAQETEVLLLDEPTTFLDLAHQIDVLDLLHDLVARHGRTVVMVLHDLNQACRYADHLVALREGRVHVAGAPRDVVDETFVREVLGLPAQVVEDPVTGTPLCLPLGRREREARSTPEPARASTPAA comes from the coding sequence ATGACCGCGCCGCTGCGCGCCGAGCGCCTGACCGTCGCCTACGAGGACCGCGACGTGGTCCACGACCTCGACCTGGAGATCCCCCGCGGGCAGGTCACGGCGATCGTCGGGGCCAACGGCTGCGGCAAGTCGACGCTGCTCAAGGCGCTGGCCCGCCTGCTCAAGCCCAAGCGGGGCACCGTCCTGCTCGACGGCAGGGCGATCAGCGAGCAGCCGACCAAGGACGTCGCCAAGCGCCTCGGGATCCTGCCCCAGTCGCCGGTGGCGCCCGACGGGCTGCAGGTCGAGGACCTCGTCGCCCGGGGCCGCCACCCCCACCAGACGCTCCTGCGCCAGTGGTCGCCCGCCGACGAGGCGGCGGTCCGTCACGCGCTCGAGGCGACGGCCATGGCCGACCTGCGCGACCGGGCGGTCGACGAGCTCTCCGGTGGCCAGCGCCAGCGGGCGTGGATCGCCATGACGCTCGCGCAGGAGACCGAGGTCCTGCTGCTCGACGAGCCGACGACGTTCCTCGACCTCGCCCACCAGATCGACGTCCTCGACCTGCTGCACGACCTCGTCGCCCGGCACGGCCGGACCGTCGTGATGGTCCTGCACGACCTCAACCAGGCCTGCCGCTACGCCGACCACCTCGTCGCGCTGCGCGAGGGACGCGTCCACGTCGCGGGCGCGCCGCGCGACGTCGTGGACGAGACGTTCGTCCGGGAGGTCCTCGGCCTGCCCGCGCAGGTCGTCGAGGACCCCGTGACCGGCACCCCCCTCTGCCTGCCCCTCGGCCGCCGCGAGCGCGAGGCCCGCTCCACCCCGGAGCCGGCCCGCGCGAGCACCCCGGCCGCCTGA